The genomic interval GCCGTTCCCAAAATTTGTTGAGATATAATTTCTCTTTGATTTTTAAATTGGTCAAGACTCATGTTTTCGTCCTGCTCAACAACTTCCGAAAGGCTAGCTGCTAAAGCCATCGCTGATTCTGCTACCGCTCCAAGCATGGAAATAACCATGACTACAATGGCTACATTTGAAAAATTAAGCCCCACATTTAATGACAGATTTTCCAATTCATCAACATCTTCTGTAGCAAATCCCTGAAATTGACCAAAATGTTGAATGATTAAAGCAAGAATGAGCAAAGATAAAACAACAATGATACTCGTTTTAAAAGCAATCAACGTGACTTCACTTTCATCAGCAGACATAAAGATAGCTATTGCCAAAATAATTACTGACAGAACTATCAGAACTGCTATTGCATTAAATCCCCAAGAAATTAAAGTAATTAACACAAAAATAGCAATAAAATTAAAGGTCAAACCAATTAAATTTCGTAAGCCATCTTTTTTGGCAACGATAAGCATCAACACAATCAGTAAAATTAATAGGATCAAGAGTGCATTCATAAAGAACTCTCCTTTCCTTGATGACTTCTAGTCAAAGCAAAACTTGTGAAAACAGCGGTAATTGGCACAGCTAACACGATTCCAATGGCCGAAATAATTGTTTGTAATAACCCAAGATTAAGACCAACCGTTGCAATATAAGACCAAGAATTTCCATTTCTCAATAATAAAAGCGTCATCGGCAAAGTTTCCGCCATGAAAATCATGAACAAAACATTTGTCAAAGTTCCAATGAGCTCTTGCCCAATTGAAATTCCTGATTTAATGTAATCTTTTCTGACCATATTTATTTTGTTCAATTTATTTTGTCTAGCCATACCAAAAAGCCCTGCAACAATATCACCTGTACCATCCATGATTGCCCCTAAAACTGAAATCATTGTCCCAACAAAGAAAAACTCTGATGGATTTTGGGTGACATAGTCCAAATATTCAAAATGAATACCCGAATTCCCTGTCATTTTTAGAACGAATAAAACAACTGAAAAAGTTAAAGCAGTGGTTAATACGGTAGTTATAAAAGTATAGAGCATCTGTTTTGTGGGTCCCAAGACAAATAAAAGGGAGGAAGCTGCAAAAATTACTGACAGAATCCCAAATAGCAAAATGACAGGTGGATTAAATTCAACGTTAAGGGCGATGACAATCACAAAGTAAAGAAGGTTTAAGACTAGAGATAAGAAAAGAAAAATTGAAGCCCTAAATCGTTCAAAACTAATGACAAAACCAATAAATAAAACGAGTAGTCCAACAATTAGTGCATCCCTTTTTAAGGTCACAATTTGATAATTTCCCGATATTTTCTTTAAGATTACTTGCTGACCAACACGATAAATTTGTCCTGTTGTTTGAGAGAGAGTTGTCGTGTTTTTTAAATTTAAATTGCCAGGCTCTGCTCCTTTTGCATTGAGGACTTTTATTGACAATTCTTGCGTGACTTGACGGTCTTTATTTTGAAAATCATCACTCACTTCGTGACTACTTACCGTTTTGGCAACCGTAATTTTGCCAACTGGCGCCTCGTACAAAAATTGGTCATGACTCACAAGAAAAAATGCAACAATAGCAAAGATTATGGGAAGTAGCATTTTCTTGAATATCCATTTTATATTCATAACTTTCCTTTTTTCATCGACTAAAACAATGAATTTTAGTCCTATTTTTTTATGACAAATCAAAAGACGACAAAACTGCCGTCTTTTTTATTAGGCTTTTAAATCACTGACTTTATCAGAATGTTCTATCGTATCATGCAAAGTTGCTAAAGCTTCTTTAGACTTTCCAAAAGTGAAGAATTGATAACGTTTGCCAGCATAAGAAAATCCAAAACCAAATTTAGTTGTTTTTACGGCTGTGATATATTTCAATTCAATTGTTTTCATTCGCACTCGGGGGAAAGTTGTAAAGTGAAGCTCGTCATCAGCAATGAAGAAACGGTGTGGCCAAATCAAAGTGATAAAGATAATATATGAAACAATCGCCAAAATAGTCAAAAACCAGTTGCCTTCTTTATTAAATTCATAAAAAAGTGTTCGCTCAAAGCTTAAAATGATGATGCCCCAGAGCAAAACTAATCGATGATTAAGTGACACTGGCAGAAAATATCCTGTTTTCATTGGTTCCTCTCTTAATATAAAGTGCTGACCAGCCTCAAAATTAGATTAACTCATTTTGAAACATTTTGTCAGTAACTTATCTTATTTTTATTAATCTTTCACCTTTGGTGAATCTTGTCCTTTTTCAACTTCTGGAATTTCAACCGAATAATCTGGTAAAGTTGATTTTCCTTGATTTTGACTAAGTAAACTATTTGATCTAGCTGCTAAATCTTCATTTTCTTTCTTCAGTCTCTTCTCGGTTGCCTTGACCGTATAGTTGTAATCTTTAGGGTCAACAGCTTTAAAGCCTTCTGGCGTATAGAACCTGAGGAGATTTTGATTATTTAATTTATCAGATGCTTTTAAGAGATCAGAAACTTTTTGCTTGGTTTCTTTAACATATTGTTCTTGCTGAGCATTAAGTTTTTCAATCTGCAAGCCCGTTTGAGTATCATAATAGTTTCCATTCAAACTTGGTTGAGTAATGGTTGGAGTAACAAATCCACCATTTCTTAGAGCAACAAAATCTTGACGACCAGAAGCAAACATATCTTGACCAAACTGTACATATTTTTTCGTATCAATCCCAAGTAAATGCTCAAGCGTTGGCATAACATCAAGTTGACCAACATAAGTATTGATAATATGACCATTTGTATGTCCAGGAATATCTACCATGAATGGTGTTCTTTGTAACATTGTACTATCGTAACTATTGAAAGTATCAGCATTATAGCCAACATAAGGCGCAAATGCCTTATTATCACTACCAGAAATTCCGTAGTGGTCACCATATAACACAATAATTGATTTATCGTATAAGCCAGATTTCTTCAAATAATCATAAAATTGTTGAACTGCTTGGTCTAAGTAATGAGCCGTTTCAAAGTAACCGTCAACTAATTTATTCCCTGAATCAACAGTTGCAAAGTTCGGATCTTTGTCTTCATCATCCATTGTATATGTTAAGTGATTTGTAACTGTCAAATACTTAACATAGAAAGGTTGTTGCATTTGTTCAAGCAATGGTACAGAATCACGGAAGAGTAATTTATCTTTAATTCCCCAAGGACTCATATTTGATGCGGAATTATCAAAGAAACTTTGGTCAAAGAAGTTTTGATAACCCATTTGTTTGTATGTATTCAATCGATTATAGAAAGCACCAACGTTCCCATGAACCACAGCTGAACTATAACCATCGGTTTGATTCAAGATAGCCGGCATTGCTTGGAAAGTTTGGGTTGAACCATATTTGGCAAAAAGTGAGCCAGCTGGTAAACCAAATGTTGATGTTTCCAATAGATTTTCGGCATCAGAAGTTTTTCCTTGTCCAACCTGATTGAAGAAATTACTGAATGAGTAAGTCGAATTTGAATGATAGATTGAATTTAGGAAAGGCGTAACAACATGTTCTTTTCCGTCTGTTCCTTTAATTTTCAAATCAATCAATGCTTGTTGGAAAGATTCCAAGTGAATCTCAATAACATTGCGGTTTTTAGCAATTCCATACATTTTCAAGTTCGGTGCTAAATAACGATTTGAAGCAATGTATTTTTGAATTTCTTGCAAGCTTTCTTTGCTGGCATCTTTGCGTTGCGTATTTGCTAAATTCGTATAATAACCGTCTGTTAACATCCATGGGCCTAAGCCAAGATATCGAACAATATAAGTTTTATCTGATTGGGCCTTACGCAAAATCAATTGGTGTTTATTAAAATCTCCAAACCAGAAATTCAAACCAAACAAAGCCAAGCCGATTGAAAGATAAGTAAATGCTCTTTTCGCACCAACCGGTCGTTGGTCGAATTTCATTTTTTTAGCAATCAATAAAACAATAATGACTACAAGGTCAATCCAATAAACCCAGTCCATCAAATGAACAGGCACCGAGCCAAAATCAAAACCATGTTGGAACATTCCGGCCCCACCAGTCATCGTATCAATCGTGATGAAATCGGTGAATTCTCGATAATAGAGAATATTAAGATAGAGCAAAAAGTTTGCAGCTATCGTTAAGACCAGTGTCGCTAAATAGAAAAGCGAAGTTCTTCTAATAAAGAGTAAAACAGCAAAACAAATAGCTGTAAAACCAATTGGGTTAATAATCATCAGCAATAATTCTGCTGGACCAACTCCGCGAAGATTAAAAACTCCAAAGTAGGCAATCATCGATTTTACCCATACAAAAAATACAATAAAACTAAGCAAACCAACACGTGTGTTGAAAGCAGATAGTAATTTTTTCAATTTATTATCCCCAGAAAATATACTCATTCTTCCTTAATTTAAAGAAAAACTGCAGTCAATTCATTAATATAAAACTTATTAATGAATACGAAAAACGCCAATTTCATTATTTTTTTAATAATGAAATTTTTTAAATTCATGTTTTTGTTGCTTAAATTATACGACTTTCCTTATTTTTAGGCAAATCATATACCAAGCCATAAATTAGGCAGTCCTTCAAAAATCAATTTATAGTGTAGCATTTATAGATTAAAACTATCTTAAATTTCAATTAATAGCCGAATCAAGTTTCACCGAAATCATCTTAGAAACCCCAGCATCAGCCATTGTAACGCCATACATTGAACCTGCTGCCGCCATAGTTCCACGACGGTGTGTTACAACAATAAATTGATTACTATTATCAAAGTGATTCATGTAATCACCAAAACGTTTAACATTGGCTTCATCAAGTGCCGCTTCAACCTCATCAAGAACCACGAAAGGTACTGTTCGTACTCTTAAGATTGCAAAAATTAAAGCTAAAGCTGTCAGCGCTTTTTCTCCACCACTCATCAAATTTAAACTTGATAATTTTTTACCTGGCGGTTGTACTTTAATTTCAACCCCAGCTTCTAAAAGGTTGTCGCTTGTTAATTCTAAATCAGCAAGCCCACCAACAAACATTTGAGCAAAGGTCGTTTTGAAACTTTCACGAATCGCATCAAAACTTGTTTTAAACCGAATTTTAACTTCATCATTCATGTCATCGATTGTACTCAATAAAAGATTTTTAGCTTCTAATAAATCATCTTTTTGACTTGAAAGGAAAGTAAAGCGTTCATTGACTTCATAAAATTGAGCAATGGCATCCAAGTTAATTGGTCCTAATGCCTTGATTTGACGTTCTAGATTTTTGAGTTTTTGCTCAGCCTCCGCTAAATCATCCACTATTTTTGCAGTGGCTTGCGCCTCTTCAAAACTGATTTGATGTTCACTATTCAACGTTTCTTGAAGTGTCATCAATTGTCCTTCAATTTGTTCCAATTGCATTTCATAACGCGTTTTTTTCGTGTTAAGTTCTTGTGTTTGCTGGATAAAATCTTGATTGTGATGTTCTAAATCTTCCATTTGAGCTGCTAAATCTTCACGTTCAAATTTTAAACTAACCATTCGGACATTAATTTGACTCAAGCGTTCTTCTACTTCTGTCAGTTGTTTTGAGAAATTATTTCTTTCTGTTTCATCAAATTGGACAGGGTTTAAAAGTGCTGTCAGTTGATTTTTTTCTTCTGTCAAGGCTGACAAGTCTGTCAGTAAACGTTTTTCATCTGCTTTGGTGAATTTCAATTCACTGGCCACTTCTGATTGACGAAGTTGAGCCTGATTTAAAGCACTTGTTTTCTCTGATTGCAAGGCTTTATGCGCTTGACTATTCGTTTTAACTTCTTCAAGTTGCTTTTCAATTTCAGCTTTTCGCTCTGTAATTTTTGCAAGAACTTCTACTTTATGTTCATTTTCTTTAGTTAATTCAAGCAAATTACCTGTTGCTTCTTGATTTGCTGACAGATTAGTTAATTGTTCTAGCGCAACTTTTTGTTCTGTTAATTGTTCAATTTTCAAATTCAAAGATTGTTCAACAAAACGTTTTTCTTCCCCTTGAGTTTTCAAAAGTTCAATTTCTTTTAGCAATTCTTGACGAGCACTTTGGGCTTTTTGAACTTCTTTTTCTGAAATTTTTAACTGCTCTTCTGATAACTTAATTTGTTTTTCTAAATTACTTATTTCAACAGAAGTAAAAGTTGTTGAATTACGTTTCCCAGCTCCTCCTGCATAAGAACCGCCAGGGTTAATCTGTGTTCCGTCAAGCGTAACAATCCGAACATTATAATTCATTGCTCGAGCGATAGCAGTTGCATTTTCTCCAGAATCAACAATCACCGTTGTTCCTAAAAGTGAGCTCATCGCCTTATGCAAACGACTTTCAAAGCTTACAAGATTGATTGCTAAATCAACAAATCCTGTCATATTTTGAATACGATTTAAACCATTAAAGTCTCGTCCTTTAATCGTTGTCAACGGTAGAAAAGTCGCCCGTCCTAATCTTTTTTCACGTAGAAAAGCAATTGCTCTTTTAGCAGCATTTTCGTCTTCTGTGACTACATTTTGGCTCCCGCCACCTAGAGCAATATCAATGGCTGTTGTATATTTAGGGTCGAAGGTCAATAAATCAGAAACAACCCCAATCACGCCACCAATTTGCGAAGCATTTTGCATCACGGCACGGACACCAGCAAATAAATTACTATGACTCTCACGGATATTTTGCAAGGAAGTCAAACGGGCCTTATGTTGGTTAAGTTCTTGCAGATAATCATACATTTTATTTTGGGCTAAACGTTCTAATTCTGCCTGTTTTTTCTCTGCTTGATTTCCTTCTTCAAATTTCGCTAAAAGGGTCTCGATTTCTTTTTTAACAGTATTTAAATTTTCCTGTGCTTCAGATAAATCTTGACTGATTTTTTCAAATTTAGTCAAATTTTCTCTGACAGACTCATCCTGTTCAGATTGCCTACGGCTCAAATCTGTAATTTCAGCTTTATTTCTAACGATTTCATTTGAGATTTGGGCTTCTTCTTCAACTAATTGAACAAATTCATCACGTAACCGTTCCATGACCACTTCTGGTGATTCAGATAAGGTCGCTAAATCTGCTGACAGCTCTGTCAGTAATTTATCTAAGTCATTTTTTTCTGTCAGTAAAAGTTCTGATTTTTTTTGAACTTCTGCCAAATTTTGTTGAGTGATTTCTAAACGACTTTTTAAGTTTTCTAAACGTTCTTCGCGTTCCGCAGCTGATTTTTCTGATGAATCTTTTTGAACATCAAATAATTCAATTTTTCTTGTTAAATCTGATTTTAGATTAGAAAAATTAAGTTGGTCAGCTTGCAATTTTTCTTGCTCGGCTTCTACTTTTTGGCGTTCTGTACGTAATTGACTGACTTGCTCATCGTAAACTTTTTTACGAGTTGATAAACTCGCTAATTCCTGTGCCACTTGCGCCAAATCAAGTTCTGTTTGATCATATTTGGCTTTTTTAGATTCCAACTGACCAACCAGTACAGAAAGTGACAAGTCTGAACGTTCTGCTTCTAGTTCTTGAAAACGGAGTGCAGTATCTCTTTGCGATTGTAAGGGCACGAGCTGACTATTTAATTCAAAAATGATATCTTCTAAACGGTCAAGATTATCTTGGGTTGAATTTAATTTTGATTCAGTTTCATTTCGTCGATTTTTGTATTTTAAAACACCTGCCGCTTCTTCAAAAATGGCACGTCTTTCTTCCGGTTTAGAATTAAAAACAGATTCAATTCGTCCTTGGGAAATAATCGATAAAGAGTCACGACCAAGCCCAGTATCTGTAAATAAATCATGAATATCAC from Lactococcus lactis carries:
- the smc gene encoding chromosome segregation protein SMC, whose amino-acid sequence is MYLKKMEIVGFKSFADKTKVEFDKGITAVVGPNGSGKSNIVEALRWVLGEQSAKALRGGKMPDVIFAGTEKRRALNYAEVIAHFDNSDHYLQGQDENEEVVITRRLYRNGDSEFLMNGRKCRLRDIHDLFTDTGLGRDSLSIISQGRIESVFNSKPEERRAIFEEAAGVLKYKNRRNETESKLNSTQDNLDRLEDIIFELNSQLVPLQSQRDTALRFQELEAERSDLSLSVLVGQLESKKAKYDQTELDLAQVAQELASLSTRKKVYDEQVSQLRTERQKVEAEQEKLQADQLNFSNLKSDLTRKIELFDVQKDSSEKSAAEREERLENLKSRLEITQQNLAEVQKKSELLLTEKNDLDKLLTELSADLATLSESPEVVMERLRDEFVQLVEEEAQISNEIVRNKAEITDLSRRQSEQDESVRENLTKFEKISQDLSEAQENLNTVKKEIETLLAKFEEGNQAEKKQAELERLAQNKMYDYLQELNQHKARLTSLQNIRESHSNLFAGVRAVMQNASQIGGVIGVVSDLLTFDPKYTTAIDIALGGGSQNVVTEDENAAKRAIAFLREKRLGRATFLPLTTIKGRDFNGLNRIQNMTGFVDLAINLVSFESRLHKAMSSLLGTTVIVDSGENATAIARAMNYNVRIVTLDGTQINPGGSYAGGAGKRNSTTFTSVEISNLEKQIKLSEEQLKISEKEVQKAQSARQELLKEIELLKTQGEEKRFVEQSLNLKIEQLTEQKVALEQLTNLSANQEATGNLLELTKENEHKVEVLAKITERKAEIEKQLEEVKTNSQAHKALQSEKTSALNQAQLRQSEVASELKFTKADEKRLLTDLSALTEEKNQLTALLNPVQFDETERNNFSKQLTEVEERLSQINVRMVSLKFEREDLAAQMEDLEHHNQDFIQQTQELNTKKTRYEMQLEQIEGQLMTLQETLNSEHQISFEEAQATAKIVDDLAEAEQKLKNLERQIKALGPINLDAIAQFYEVNERFTFLSSQKDDLLEAKNLLLSTIDDMNDEVKIRFKTSFDAIRESFKTTFAQMFVGGLADLELTSDNLLEAGVEIKVQPPGKKLSSLNLMSGGEKALTALALIFAILRVRTVPFVVLDEVEAALDEANVKRFGDYMNHFDNSNQFIVVTHRRGTMAAAGSMYGVTMADAGVSKMISVKLDSAIN
- a CDS encoding YibE/F family protein; this translates as MNIKWIFKKMLLPIIFAIVAFFLVSHDQFLYEAPVGKITVAKTVSSHEVSDDFQNKDRQVTQELSIKVLNAKGAEPGNLNLKNTTTLSQTTGQIYRVGQQVILKKISGNYQIVTLKRDALIVGLLVLFIGFVISFERFRASIFLFLSLVLNLLYFVIVIALNVEFNPPVILLFGILSVIFAASSLLFVLGPTKQMLYTFITTVLTTALTFSVVLFVLKMTGNSGIHFEYLDYVTQNPSEFFFVGTMISVLGAIMDGTGDIVAGLFGMARQNKLNKINMVRKDYIKSGISIGQELIGTLTNVLFMIFMAETLPMTLLLLRNGNSWSYIATVGLNLGLLQTIISAIGIVLAVPITAVFTSFALTRSHQGKESSL
- a CDS encoding LTA synthase family protein, with translation MSIFSGDNKLKKLLSAFNTRVGLLSFIVFFVWVKSMIAYFGVFNLRGVGPAELLLMIINPIGFTAICFAVLLFIRRTSLFYLATLVLTIAANFLLYLNILYYREFTDFITIDTMTGGAGMFQHGFDFGSVPVHLMDWVYWIDLVVIIVLLIAKKMKFDQRPVGAKRAFTYLSIGLALFGLNFWFGDFNKHQLILRKAQSDKTYIVRYLGLGPWMLTDGYYTNLANTQRKDASKESLQEIQKYIASNRYLAPNLKMYGIAKNRNVIEIHLESFQQALIDLKIKGTDGKEHVVTPFLNSIYHSNSTYSFSNFFNQVGQGKTSDAENLLETSTFGLPAGSLFAKYGSTQTFQAMPAILNQTDGYSSAVVHGNVGAFYNRLNTYKQMGYQNFFDQSFFDNSASNMSPWGIKDKLLFRDSVPLLEQMQQPFYVKYLTVTNHLTYTMDDEDKDPNFATVDSGNKLVDGYFETAHYLDQAVQQFYDYLKKSGLYDKSIIVLYGDHYGISGSDNKAFAPYVGYNADTFNSYDSTMLQRTPFMVDIPGHTNGHIINTYVGQLDVMPTLEHLLGIDTKKYVQFGQDMFASGRQDFVALRNGGFVTPTITQPSLNGNYYDTQTGLQIEKLNAQQEQYVKETKQKVSDLLKASDKLNNQNLLRFYTPEGFKAVDPKDYNYTVKATEKRLKKENEDLAARSNSLLSQNQGKSTLPDYSVEIPEVEKGQDSPKVKD
- a CDS encoding YibE/F family protein, coding for MNALLILLILLIVLMLIVAKKDGLRNLIGLTFNFIAIFVLITLISWGFNAIAVLIVLSVIILAIAIFMSADESEVTLIAFKTSIIVVLSLLILALIIQHFGQFQGFATEDVDELENLSLNVGLNFSNVAIVVMVISMLGAVAESAMALAASLSEVVEQDENMSLDQFKNQREIISQQILGTAVNTLFFGVLGATVGLILWFVRLNYRLADIFNSKLLMAEVAAMLLGMLGILFAIWLSGYFVQKSFEQKNTDR
- a CDS encoding EbsA family protein, translated to MKTGYFLPVSLNHRLVLLWGIIILSFERTLFYEFNKEGNWFLTILAIVSYIIFITLIWPHRFFIADDELHFTTFPRVRMKTIELKYITAVKTTKFGFGFSYAGKRYQFFTFGKSKEALATLHDTIEHSDKVSDLKA